A region from the Penaeus monodon isolate SGIC_2016 chromosome 17, NSTDA_Pmon_1, whole genome shotgun sequence genome encodes:
- the LOC119583934 gene encoding uncharacterized protein LOC119583934, with protein MKVLLLVFSLVAAVSAQTEPWCRCAAFVTYEHSEIMVYEAPEVTIDSCQDDAKQCKTSCTKELNTMSNNGDLWLVLDSGITVGQHICTYLADHFFFWMSNHKVYGYYEVCGGAWQYAGVESQQLLCCDGGKHEHCIAKQK; from the exons ATGAAGGTTCTCCTGCTCGTCTTCTCCCTCGTCGCCGCCGTCAG CGCCCAGACGGAGCCCTGGTGCCGCTGCGCCGCCTTCGTCACCTACGAGCACTCAGAGATTATGGTGTACGAAGCACCCGAAGTCACCATCGACTCCTGCCAAGACGACGCCAAGCAGTGCAAGACCTCCTGCACCAAGGAG CTGAACACGATGAGCAACAACGGTGACCTCTGGCTAGTGCTCGACTCCGGGATCACCGTCGGCCAGCACATCTGCACCTACCTGGCCGACCACTTCTTCTTCTGGATGAGCAACCACAAG GTGTACGGCTACTACGAGGTGTGCGGCGGCGCCTGGCAGTACGCGGGCGTCGAGTCTCAGCAGCTGCTGTGCTGCGACGGAGGCAAGCACGAGCATTGCATCGCCAAGCAGAAATAA